The following proteins are encoded in a genomic region of Dyadobacter sp. UC 10:
- a CDS encoding LuxE/PaaK family acyltransferase: protein MALQNNIAATELRQRLRNQVLTFDPSDFDELALQIFRYQAEHNLIYNQFINHLNINTEHITCLTDIPFLPIQFFKTHTITTGSISKGEVTFQSSGTTGQQTSHHNLYDPALYRAVSTQIFEEKYGALGNFHILALLPSYLERNNSSLVYMLQHFIEESGSPFSGFYLHNTSEMLKSLENLTSKPDGRKILLIGVTFALLDLAESDYDLRFLQENRNLMIMDTGGMKGRRREMLREEVHDILIHAFGVDHIHSEYGMTELLSQGYSGGAGLFTPGRTMRIFLRDINDPLSVYDHNISGSKTGGINVIDLANLDTCSFIETQDLGRFGNSNGSFYVMGRFDNSDIRGCNLMIL from the coding sequence TTGGCACTTCAAAACAATATAGCGGCTACTGAACTCAGGCAGCGCCTCAGAAACCAGGTCCTGACATTTGATCCCTCCGATTTCGACGAGCTGGCGCTACAAATATTCCGTTACCAGGCCGAACATAATCTGATCTATAACCAGTTCATTAACCATCTGAACATCAACACTGAGCATATTACATGCCTTACGGATATTCCTTTTCTACCCATTCAGTTTTTCAAAACGCACACCATAACAACCGGCAGCATCTCAAAAGGCGAAGTCACTTTTCAAAGCAGTGGTACCACAGGACAGCAAACCAGTCACCACAATCTCTATGATCCTGCACTGTACCGTGCTGTTTCAACTCAGATATTCGAAGAAAAATACGGAGCCCTCGGCAACTTCCATATCCTAGCCCTACTGCCGTCATACCTTGAACGAAACAACTCTTCGCTCGTGTATATGCTGCAACATTTTATTGAGGAAAGCGGCTCCCCTTTTTCAGGCTTTTATTTGCATAACACTTCTGAAATGCTGAAAAGTCTTGAAAATCTGACCAGCAAACCAGATGGCAGGAAAATTCTTCTGATCGGTGTTACGTTCGCCCTGCTGGACCTTGCTGAGAGCGACTATGACCTCCGGTTTTTGCAGGAAAACCGCAACCTGATGATCATGGATACGGGTGGAATGAAGGGACGCAGGCGGGAAATGCTGAGGGAAGAAGTTCATGATATACTTATCCATGCATTTGGTGTGGACCATATCCACTCCGAGTATGGCATGACAGAGTTGCTTTCCCAGGGATATTCAGGTGGGGCGGGGCTCTTTACACCAGGCAGGACGATGCGGATCTTTTTACGCGATATCAATGATCCGTTATCGGTATATGACCACAACATCAGTGGCTCAAAAACCGGAGGTATCAATGTGATCGACCTGGCGAATCTTGATACCTGTTCATTTATCGAAACGCAGGACCTGGGCCGTTTCGGCAATAGCAACGGAAGCTTTTATGTGATGGGCAGATTCGACAATTCTGATATCCGCGGTTGCAATTTAATGATACTCTAA
- a CDS encoding sensor histidine kinase, producing MISQTPKQKPRFRLHPAAILNSQRLRRSLMDTYDQKSAYKYLIGVILLLLSISSLFYTNKLVEELEQREEREVQLYAEGLRYVVNSPLDENFNVVYQVIQDAVNFYQIPAIYVDENNLTSPDRTMNIDFPTTVSAQEKERMIQEKLSVMKLEHPPIPVELGKGRTGYIYYSNSFLLTQLRYYPFLQLSVMLLIGYLAYLAFSSARKAEQNRVWVGLAKETAHQLGTPLSSLMAWVEYFRSDPAIDPSIAEEIEKDVIRLEMITTRFSNIGSVPTLKAEPIAEIVHKFVTYLEKRVSSKVKFTVFDELADQQTALLNKNLFEWVIENICKNAVDAMGGIGEINVTLQAPPHTNELWIDIADTGKGMTKASMNKIFNPGFSTKKRGWGLGLTLAKRIIENYHSGKLFVKSSEIGKGTTFRIILNAGTA from the coding sequence ATGATCAGCCAAACCCCAAAGCAAAAACCTCGATTCCGGCTGCACCCGGCAGCTATCCTAAACAGCCAGCGCCTGCGCAGGTCGCTGATGGATACTTATGATCAGAAAAGTGCGTACAAATATCTGATCGGCGTCATTTTGCTTTTGCTCAGCATTAGTTCCCTCTTTTATACCAACAAGCTTGTAGAAGAACTCGAACAGCGCGAAGAAAGAGAAGTGCAGCTTTACGCAGAGGGGTTGCGCTATGTAGTGAACAGCCCGCTTGACGAGAATTTCAACGTGGTTTATCAGGTTATTCAGGATGCGGTCAATTTTTACCAGATCCCGGCCATTTATGTGGATGAAAACAACCTGACTTCGCCCGACCGGACCATGAACATTGATTTTCCAACGACTGTGAGTGCTCAGGAAAAAGAGCGGATGATTCAGGAAAAACTGTCGGTTATGAAACTGGAACATCCTCCTATTCCGGTAGAGTTGGGTAAGGGCCGCACGGGTTATATTTATTACAGTAATTCGTTCCTGCTCACGCAGCTGCGATATTATCCTTTTTTACAGCTTTCCGTGATGCTTTTGATCGGCTACCTCGCCTACCTCGCATTCAGTTCTGCCAGAAAGGCCGAGCAGAACCGGGTTTGGGTCGGTCTGGCGAAAGAGACTGCCCACCAGCTGGGAACGCCGCTTTCATCGCTCATGGCGTGGGTGGAATATTTCAGGAGTGATCCCGCTATTGACCCATCTATTGCAGAGGAAATCGAAAAGGATGTGATCCGGCTTGAAATGATCACCACCCGCTTCTCAAATATCGGCTCCGTGCCGACATTGAAAGCAGAGCCGATTGCGGAAATTGTTCACAAGTTTGTTACCTATCTTGAAAAAAGGGTTTCTTCCAAGGTCAAATTCACTGTATTTGATGAGCTGGCTGACCAGCAAACGGCACTTTTGAACAAAAACCTGTTTGAATGGGTAATCGAGAACATCTGCAAAAACGCAGTAGACGCGATGGGAGGGATCGGCGAGATCAATGTTACGTTACAGGCACCTCCTCATACCAACGAATTGTGGATTGATATTGCAGATACCGGAAAGGGAATGACGAAGGCCAGTATGAACAAGATTTTCAATCCTGGTTTCAGTACAAAAAAGAGAGGCTGGGGACTCGGACTGACGCTTGCCAAACGCATAATTGAAAACTACCACTCGGGTAAGCTATTCGTAAAGAGTTCGGAGATCGGTAAAGGAACAACTTTCCGCATCATATTAAACGCCGGCACTGCTTGA
- a CDS encoding GMC oxidoreductase: MNLNLKATKQATYDAIVVGSGISGGWAAKELTEKGLKVLMLERGRDIKHITDYKTATLAPWELEHRGRVTTVAKEEYWAGMRTGYTANEEHRYLFENDSENPYEETRKFDWIRAYHVGGRSLLWGRQSYRLNPMDFEANGKEGIGVDWPIRYSDIAPWYDYVEKFAGISGAKDGLDVLPDGNFLPPMQMNCVEKHVKGEVEKKFAGRHIIMGRAAHLTQPQNFHTELGRAACQFRNMCMRGCPYGAYFSTQSATLPAAQKTGNLTLVPDSIVSEVIFDDKQNKVTGVRVINQNSLETMEYFAKIIFMNASAIASASILMNSKSKRFPNGLGNDSDQLGRNIMDHHLAVGARGDMPGYDDKYYFGRRANGIYVPRYRNWGTDKRDYVRGFGYQGGASRDSWGRGVNTDGFGADFKKQISQPGGWSMNLGGFGEMIPDEKNRFTLHPTKKDKWGLPLVVFDAAYGENEKKMRIDMMNDAAEMLEAAGLKNVVSYNDESKHPGIGIHEMGTARMGNDPKTSVLNKHNQVWGAENVYVTDGAFMTSASCVNPSLTYMAMTARAADHAVKELKKMNV, translated from the coding sequence ATGAATCTCAATTTAAAAGCAACAAAACAAGCTACTTACGATGCGATCGTGGTAGGTTCCGGTATCAGCGGAGGCTGGGCAGCGAAGGAACTGACAGAAAAAGGATTGAAAGTCCTTATGCTGGAAAGAGGCCGTGATATCAAACATATTACAGACTATAAAACCGCTACCCTCGCTCCCTGGGAACTTGAACACAGAGGACGGGTTACCACAGTCGCAAAAGAGGAATACTGGGCCGGAATGAGAACCGGGTATACCGCCAATGAAGAGCATCGGTACTTGTTTGAAAACGACAGCGAGAACCCTTACGAAGAAACACGCAAATTCGACTGGATTCGTGCCTATCACGTGGGCGGCCGGTCACTGCTCTGGGGACGCCAGAGCTACCGCCTCAACCCGATGGACTTCGAAGCGAATGGGAAAGAAGGCATAGGAGTCGACTGGCCGATCCGCTATTCTGATATAGCGCCCTGGTATGATTACGTTGAGAAATTTGCCGGTATCAGCGGCGCGAAGGACGGATTAGATGTCTTGCCGGACGGAAATTTCCTTCCCCCAATGCAAATGAATTGCGTTGAGAAGCATGTGAAAGGTGAAGTGGAAAAGAAATTTGCAGGTCGCCATATCATTATGGGGCGTGCCGCTCACCTTACCCAGCCTCAGAATTTCCACACGGAACTTGGCCGTGCAGCGTGTCAGTTCCGTAATATGTGTATGAGAGGTTGCCCTTACGGTGCTTATTTCAGCACACAGTCAGCAACGCTTCCTGCTGCACAAAAAACCGGCAACCTTACCCTTGTACCCGATTCAATTGTTTCGGAAGTAATTTTTGATGACAAGCAGAATAAGGTGACGGGCGTTCGGGTGATCAACCAGAATTCACTTGAAACGATGGAATATTTCGCAAAGATCATTTTCATGAATGCATCAGCGATCGCTTCGGCTTCCATTTTGATGAACTCTAAATCAAAACGTTTTCCGAACGGGCTCGGCAATGACAGCGACCAGCTGGGCCGCAATATCATGGACCATCACCTCGCAGTAGGTGCCCGTGGAGATATGCCCGGATACGATGACAAATACTATTTTGGCCGGCGTGCAAACGGCATCTATGTACCACGCTACCGCAACTGGGGAACCGACAAGCGCGATTACGTGAGAGGGTTCGGATACCAGGGCGGAGCGAGTCGCGACAGCTGGGGACGTGGAGTGAATACCGACGGTTTCGGAGCAGATTTCAAAAAGCAGATCTCGCAGCCGGGCGGATGGAGCATGAACCTCGGTGGATTTGGTGAAATGATACCGGACGAGAAAAACAGATTCACTTTGCACCCGACAAAGAAAGACAAATGGGGACTTCCACTTGTCGTTTTTGATGCAGCTTACGGCGAAAACGAGAAGAAAATGCGCATTGATATGATGAACGACGCAGCGGAAATGCTAGAAGCTGCCGGTCTGAAAAATGTGGTTTCTTATAACGACGAGTCGAAACATCCGGGTATCGGTATCCATGAAATGGGTACGGCGCGCATGGGCAACGATCCGAAGACTTCGGTGCTTAACAAGCACAACCAGGTTTGGGGAGCAGAAAATGTATATGTGACCGATGGCGCATTCATGACCTCCGCTTCCTGTGTAAACCCCTCTCTTACCTATATGGCCATGACTGCAAGAGCAGCCGATCATGCAGTAAAAGAGTTAAAGAAAATGAACGTCTAA
- a CDS encoding gluconate 2-dehydrogenase subunit 3 family protein, translating into MKRRDALGRVALLMGGTLSAPTMLAFLEGCKSTTDTTSATSFSFSPERKALVSEVAEIIIPKTDTPGAKDAKVGEFIEKMLKDCYAEKDQDSFKKGLEMLEKKDFMKSSPAEQTTILKEMETTAKNEMLKAATEKKARAEEDKKKYTEAGKEYSDAGVPFFRLMKELTLLGYFTSEVGATQALEYVPVPGRYDGCIDLKPGQKAWAM; encoded by the coding sequence ATGAAAAGACGTGATGCCCTTGGCCGAGTGGCGCTTTTGATGGGAGGAACCCTTTCCGCCCCAACAATGCTGGCTTTTCTGGAAGGTTGTAAATCCACTACTGATACGACTTCCGCTACTTCTTTCTCCTTTTCCCCCGAACGCAAGGCATTAGTGTCAGAAGTTGCCGAAATAATCATTCCAAAGACCGACACACCTGGCGCAAAAGATGCGAAAGTTGGTGAGTTTATCGAAAAAATGCTGAAAGACTGCTATGCTGAGAAAGATCAGGACAGCTTCAAGAAGGGTTTGGAAATGTTGGAAAAGAAGGATTTTATGAAATCTTCTCCTGCTGAACAGACGACCATCCTGAAAGAAATGGAAACGACAGCAAAAAATGAAATGCTAAAAGCTGCGACCGAGAAAAAAGCCAGAGCAGAAGAAGATAAGAAGAAATACACTGAGGCCGGCAAGGAATACAGCGACGCGGGTGTTCCATTTTTCAGGCTTATGAAAGAGCTGACTTTGCTGGGCTATTTTACGTCTGAAGTCGGCGCCACCCAGGCGCTGGAATATGTACCGGTTCCCGGAAGATACGACGGCTGCATTGATCTCAAACCAGGGCAGAAAGCCTGGGCAATGTAA